The Halalkalibacter krulwichiae genome has a segment encoding these proteins:
- a CDS encoding cytochrome c biogenesis CcdA family protein yields MTEVTIWLAFLAGVVSFLSPCVFPLLPAYLAQLTGSNVVDNQVTADRRLILSRSLGFVMGFTSIFLLLGASSTVIGQAFWSNRQLFEQIGGIIITVFGLQMMGIISIRMLLSEKKLQVKPKKTKSFANSVLLGFLFGTGWSPCIGLVLSSILLLASREETLWAGMFMLLVYSIGLGLPFIGVALLWSRSLDKIRRLNRWLPKIQKVSGAIMVALGILLFTGQFAIISAYLARFVPFTI; encoded by the coding sequence ATGACTGAAGTTACGATATGGTTGGCCTTTTTAGCAGGGGTTGTTTCCTTTTTATCACCATGTGTCTTTCCGCTGCTTCCCGCCTATTTAGCACAGTTGACTGGAAGCAATGTTGTTGATAACCAAGTGACCGCAGACCGTCGTTTGATATTGTCTCGAAGCCTCGGCTTCGTAATGGGTTTCACATCCATTTTCCTTTTACTTGGAGCATCTTCAACAGTTATTGGTCAAGCATTTTGGAGCAACAGACAACTATTTGAACAAATTGGCGGAATCATTATTACCGTTTTCGGGTTACAAATGATGGGGATTATTTCAATACGAATGCTTTTAAGTGAAAAGAAACTACAAGTAAAACCTAAGAAAACAAAGAGCTTTGCAAATTCAGTTCTTTTAGGCTTTTTATTTGGAACCGGATGGTCACCTTGTATTGGGCTCGTTTTATCTTCTATTTTACTTTTGGCAAGTAGGGAGGAAACATTATGGGCTGGGATGTTTATGCTCCTTGTGTACTCTATCGGTCTAGGACTCCCTTTTATTGGAGTGGCTCTCCTTTGGTCACGCTCACTTGATAAAATTAGAAGACTAAACAGATGGCTACCAAAGATTCAAAAAGTTAGCGGAGCCATCATGGTTGCACTTGGGATTTTGCTATTCACTGGACAATTTGCAATCATTTCTGCCTATTTGGCACGATTTGTACCATTTACTATTTGA
- a CDS encoding PspA/IM30 family protein, whose translation MVMTRISNLVKAYVYEGLERLEDPSIMVKQYIRDVKDKMIQLEDSLQQKRKHETELIYKVRTAKELISRREQQAMMAVEKNDDELARKILVSKKEIGEQLVCSEQHLKENREEIKGKEEELERLKVKYEQLKERSLELIVRVQGIKTEHLEGHSIRTMHSVTDEFDEELNERKRSDEIENELQLLKTKK comes from the coding sequence ATGGTCATGACAAGAATTAGTAATTTGGTGAAAGCATATGTTTATGAGGGGTTAGAAAGATTAGAAGATCCAAGCATTATGGTTAAACAATATATTCGAGATGTAAAAGATAAGATGATACAACTAGAAGATAGCCTTCAGCAGAAAAGAAAGCATGAAACGGAATTAATCTACAAAGTAAGAACAGCTAAGGAACTTATTTCACGAAGAGAACAACAAGCAATGATGGCTGTTGAAAAGAATGATGATGAGCTAGCACGTAAAATTTTAGTGAGTAAAAAGGAAATTGGGGAGCAACTAGTTTGTAGTGAGCAGCATCTGAAGGAAAATAGAGAGGAAATAAAGGGGAAGGAAGAAGAGTTAGAACGTTTAAAAGTGAAGTATGAACAATTAAAGGAAAGAAGCCTAGAGTTAATTGTACGTGTTCAAGGTATAAAAACAGAACATCTAGAGGGTCACTCCATTAGAACAATGCATTCTGTAACAGATGAATTTGATGAAGAATTAAATGAACGAAAAAGATCAGATGAAATAGAAAATGAACTTCAGTTGCTAAAAACAAAAAAATAA
- a CDS encoding DUF4097 family beta strand repeat-containing protein, giving the protein MKKLLGIFLIIVGLGFLIVTITSWFTASNTVNQGKDFSQEVGSIEKLELASTSTDWYIETTNSDEIVIKLINADNQMDIHSLQRGNTLKVEVKERKFKWLSFNFKGQTKAVVQLPVEYKNHLAINAISGNIGIENEMLAQSLTLKSVSGDIRAEKLESSKVNASTTSGDLMFGEMDVRESQFNTVSGNLSVSQLKGEIEGESVSGNMTIEFSEENQRTKLKSVSGDVTVALQTGNPEVKVKSVSGKLLVAPNFTGKINEGSVGIEIETVSGDIQITQK; this is encoded by the coding sequence ATGAAGAAGCTATTAGGGATTTTTTTAATTATTGTTGGTTTAGGCTTTTTAATTGTGACAATCACTTCATGGTTTACAGCTAGTAATACAGTAAATCAAGGAAAAGATTTTTCCCAGGAAGTTGGATCGATTGAAAAATTAGAATTAGCAAGTACGAGTACTGATTGGTATATAGAAACAACAAATAGTGATGAAATCGTTATTAAATTAATAAATGCAGATAACCAAATGGACATCCATTCATTGCAAAGAGGAAACACACTTAAGGTGGAAGTTAAAGAGAGGAAATTTAAATGGTTGTCTTTTAATTTTAAAGGTCAGACGAAAGCAGTTGTTCAACTTCCAGTAGAATATAAAAATCATCTAGCAATTAATGCAATATCAGGTAATATTGGAATAGAAAATGAAATGTTAGCACAAAGTTTAACACTTAAATCGGTATCTGGTGATATAAGAGCAGAGAAACTTGAGTCTTCTAAGGTAAATGCATCAACGACTTCAGGAGATTTAATGTTTGGCGAAATGGATGTCAGAGAAAGTCAGTTCAATACTGTTTCTGGGAACCTTTCTGTCTCGCAGCTAAAGGGGGAAATCGAAGGGGAATCAGTTTCTGGAAATATGACAATTGAATTTTCTGAAGAAAATCAGCGTACAAAACTAAAATCAGTCTCAGGCGATGTAACGGTAGCGCTTCAGACAGGAAATCCTGAGGTGAAAGTGAAGAGTGTTTCTGGAAAGTTGCTTGTGGCTCCTAATTTTACTGGGAAAATAAATGAAGGGTCCGTCGGAATTGAAATTGAAACCGTTTCAGGAGATATACAAATTACTCAAAAATAG
- the liaF gene encoding cell wall-active antibiotics response protein LiaF, whose protein sequence is MKKQMLFGIIIVIIGLNLLFNAINLSIGNFIAPLIFFILGLYFYKRKHTFISLLFFIISVSIFFDHLLGVNFISLLIAVVALYYGIRLVRAPSSIEKRRNRRRKEKREEHKEEVVDEVVSVKGEEQVVYTPTMRRSFIGDIHYMGESYELNDLTIWNGIGDVRIDLSKAIIPEGETVVIVQCMIGQIDFFVPEDLAVTIQASTIVGEIYLFHEKHEGINQQLSIATRHYKQSPRRVKLVLSTVIGEVKVRAV, encoded by the coding sequence ATGAAGAAGCAAATGTTATTTGGAATCATTATTGTCATCATTGGCCTTAACCTGTTATTTAACGCGATAAATTTATCAATAGGCAACTTCATTGCTCCATTAATCTTTTTCATTTTAGGTTTGTATTTTTATAAGAGAAAGCATACGTTCATTAGCTTACTTTTCTTTATCATTAGTGTAAGTATCTTTTTTGATCATCTGTTAGGTGTGAACTTCATCTCTCTACTCATCGCCGTTGTAGCTCTATATTACGGAATTCGCTTAGTTCGCGCTCCTTCAAGTATAGAAAAAAGGCGTAATAGGAGAAGGAAGGAAAAAAGAGAAGAACATAAGGAGGAAGTAGTTGATGAAGTTGTCTCGGTAAAAGGAGAAGAGCAAGTTGTATACACACCAACGATGCGTCGTAGCTTCATCGGTGATATTCATTATATGGGAGAGTCTTACGAGTTGAATGATTTGACCATTTGGAATGGGATAGGTGATGTTCGAATTGATCTATCTAAGGCGATTATTCCAGAAGGAGAAACGGTTGTCATTGTTCAATGTATGATTGGTCAAATTGACTTTTTCGTGCCTGAAGATCTAGCTGTCACCATTCAAGCATCAACGATCGTCGGAGAGATTTATTTGTTTCATGAGAAACATGAAGGGATTAATCAACAACTCAGTATAGCTACTCGTCACTACAAACAATCGCCTAGACGTGTCAAACTTGTTTTATCAACTGTGATTGGAGAAGTGAAGGTGAGAGCAGTATGA
- a CDS encoding sensor histidine kinase, producing the protein MKKQVARLQWQFIRHSLVVTGLISFFILFFITYGDHRGILLVIDRKLLDIPILIWILSAVFITGVISGYIQTVPIRKKLDQLMHGTLRYERGTFSHRVEVEGDDEIAELARRLNGMAQNIEKQVASLQRLSTERAEMQETIKKAAVSEERQRLARDLHDAVSQQLFAISMMTAAIKQNIQGDETENQVIMVEKMANTAQAEMRALLLHLRPAHLEGKSLEDGVTHLFDELKQKYNMDIHVLFQENLSLPKGIEDQLFRMIQEAISNVLRHSKANQLEFQIKETKQDVKVKLIDNGVGFDPKGIQQNSYGLHTMRERITEIGGTLQIVSVPNKGTQIEATIPITWKGRENDYCAFN; encoded by the coding sequence ATGAAGAAACAAGTAGCGAGGTTGCAATGGCAATTTATTCGACATAGTTTAGTTGTCACCGGACTGATCTCTTTTTTTATTTTGTTCTTTATTACGTATGGAGATCATAGAGGGATATTGCTTGTGATTGATCGGAAATTATTAGATATTCCTATTTTAATTTGGATACTGAGTGCGGTTTTTATTACTGGAGTGATAAGTGGTTATATTCAAACTGTTCCAATAAGGAAAAAACTGGATCAACTCATGCATGGGACTTTGCGATATGAACGAGGGACTTTTTCACATCGTGTTGAAGTAGAAGGTGATGATGAGATTGCAGAACTAGCTAGGCGTTTAAATGGAATGGCGCAAAACATTGAAAAGCAAGTAGCTTCATTGCAACGTCTTTCAACTGAACGAGCAGAGATGCAAGAGACGATAAAGAAGGCTGCTGTATCTGAGGAAAGACAACGCTTAGCAAGGGATTTACATGACGCTGTTAGTCAACAATTATTTGCTATTTCAATGATGACTGCAGCAATTAAACAGAATATTCAAGGTGATGAAACGGAAAATCAAGTAATAATGGTTGAAAAGATGGCGAATACGGCTCAAGCAGAGATGAGGGCACTGCTGCTGCATTTAAGGCCAGCACATCTTGAAGGAAAGAGTTTAGAAGACGGGGTTACACATTTATTTGATGAATTAAAGCAAAAGTATAATATGGATATACATGTTCTTTTCCAAGAAAATCTGTCACTACCAAAGGGAATTGAAGATCAATTGTTTCGGATGATTCAAGAAGCAATTTCAAATGTCCTACGCCACTCAAAAGCTAACCAATTAGAATTTCAGATAAAAGAAACAAAACAAGATGTGAAGGTTAAGCTGATTGACAATGGAGTTGGATTTGACCCGAAAGGTATTCAGCAAAATTCTTACGGGTTACATACAATGAGAGAGAGAATAACGGAGATTGGGGGAACGTTACAAATTGTTTCAGTTCCTAACAAAGGTACGCAAATTGAAGCAACGATCCCAATAACGTGGAAGGGGAGAGAAAATGATTACTGTGCTTTTAATTGA
- a CDS encoding response regulator, producing MITVLLIDDHEMVRMGLSAYLSTQPDIKVVGQASNGLEGVKMASELKPDIILMDLVMEKMDGIEATSAIMKELPSTKVIVLTSFIDDEKVYPVIEAGAFSYLLKTSMAVEIADAIRSASDGKPVVEAKVTNKMMDLVRGKKQKQLHDALTPREREVLELIGEGKSNQEIAKTLFIGVKTVKTHVSHILQKLELEDRTQIAVYAHRYGLVK from the coding sequence ATGATTACTGTGCTTTTAATTGATGATCATGAAATGGTTAGGATGGGCTTATCTGCTTATCTCTCAACTCAGCCAGATATTAAAGTCGTCGGTCAGGCAAGTAATGGGCTAGAAGGTGTGAAAATGGCAAGTGAACTTAAGCCTGACATTATTTTAATGGATTTGGTAATGGAAAAAATGGACGGGATTGAAGCAACCTCAGCGATCATGAAAGAGCTACCTTCTACAAAAGTAATCGTGCTTACTAGTTTTATTGATGATGAGAAGGTTTACCCCGTCATTGAGGCAGGAGCCTTTAGTTACCTGCTAAAAACATCTATGGCAGTTGAAATTGCTGATGCAATACGAAGTGCTTCTGACGGCAAACCAGTTGTTGAGGCTAAGGTCACAAACAAAATGATGGACCTCGTACGAGGAAAGAAGCAAAAACAATTGCACGACGCATTAACACCTAGAGAAAGAGAAGTTCTTGAATTAATTGGCGAAGGAAAGAGTAACCAGGAAATTGCCAAAACTTTGTTTATCGGGGTTAAAACAGTAAAAACTCATGTAAGTCATATTTTACAAAAACTAGAACTTGAAGACAGGACGCAGATTGCTGTTTATGCACATCGTTACGGTTTAGTTAAATAA
- a CDS encoding antibiotic biosynthesis monooxygenase family protein has protein sequence MREASIVEIIEPLAVKGLIMQGETNKHQYIEEKIAHPAAKHYVIFSETGEFSETGYVVINNIPVTEEGRGDFEERFQNRAQLVETEPGFQAIRILRPLNDDTYAVMTVWDDEESFQNWQKSKSYENAHKKRGTQQALTPTIFPRKSFVTTFSATLSE, from the coding sequence ATGAGAGAAGCTAGTATCGTTGAAATAATTGAACCATTAGCAGTCAAAGGGCTTATTATGCAAGGGGAAACTAACAAACATCAATATATAGAAGAAAAGATTGCTCACCCAGCTGCCAAACACTATGTAATCTTTAGCGAGACTGGTGAATTTAGTGAGACAGGGTATGTCGTAATCAATAATATACCAGTGACTGAAGAGGGCAGAGGAGATTTTGAAGAACGCTTTCAAAATCGAGCTCAATTAGTAGAGACTGAACCTGGTTTTCAAGCTATTCGAATCTTACGACCTCTAAATGATGATACCTATGCCGTAATGACCGTTTGGGATGACGAAGAGTCCTTTCAAAACTGGCAGAAATCAAAGTCGTATGAAAATGCACATAAAAAGCGTGGCACTCAACAAGCATTGACACCAACTATCTTTCCGCGCAAATCATTTGTAACCACTTTTTCTGCGACTTTAAGCGAATAG
- a CDS encoding transglycosylase domain-containing protein has protein sequence MKKKILIAVSSLLSFVLFALIIYLFVILIGNYAIDNEKLVMKATTSLTDQNGEVLTHLFIENREPVSIQEIPKHVQDAFVVIEDVRFREHQGVDFRAIGRALYRDILAGAKVEGGSTITQQLAKNVFLTNEKTWLRKTKEVLIAMNLERRYSKDQLLEKYLNSIYFGHGAYGIQAASTLYFNKDVADLSIEEGALLAGLPKAPNSYSPINNPDRSKERRDLVLTVMQRHEVLEAEEAKRLKGKTVATNVNRFEEKEAFLTYIDMVMDEAESRYHLTQEELLTGGYRIVTPIDLRMQEVTYKKLKENRYFPTENEDAEAAVVLIDAHTGGVIAVQGGRDYVRRGLNRVNVKRQPGSAFKPLAVYAPAIENGRHPYTMLVDELLDYNGYTPRNYSHQYTGYMTMYDALTISANAPAVWLLNDIGIERSLEVLNRFNITIEDRGLAIALGGLTEGITPLQLASSYHVFANEGVRVEPYFIKEIYDRNGKRLDGEPLVEEEVIEPQTAWYMTRMLESVIQNGTGRHGDVQAMVAGKTGTTSFPGVEGAIMDAWFVGYSPDVVGTVWMGYDQTTNERYLHGGSAYPTVLFKDIINELPASLRQTTFQKPTAVTELESPIELPVVTDLKATFSIGGRGISSIHLDWTGPEEERVYYQIYEVNTDGRNHVATVVGDTQYYIGSLNPFTSKRYEIVPYDEITKQPGLPSNIAEVKFKFGLH, from the coding sequence TTGAAAAAGAAAATACTGATTGCAGTTTCTAGTTTATTAAGTTTTGTCCTATTTGCTCTTATTATTTATTTATTTGTTATTTTAATTGGAAACTATGCAATTGATAATGAAAAGCTCGTTATGAAAGCAACTACGTCTTTAACCGATCAAAACGGAGAAGTACTAACACATCTTTTTATCGAAAACAGAGAACCGGTCTCCATTCAAGAGATTCCTAAGCATGTTCAGGATGCTTTTGTTGTCATTGAAGATGTGAGATTTAGAGAACATCAAGGGGTTGATTTCCGAGCAATTGGTCGAGCTCTATACAGAGATATTTTAGCTGGAGCAAAGGTTGAAGGAGGCAGTACGATTACGCAGCAACTAGCTAAAAATGTATTTTTAACGAATGAAAAAACATGGCTAAGAAAAACAAAAGAAGTTTTAATAGCGATGAATCTAGAACGGCGTTATAGTAAAGATCAACTGTTAGAAAAATATTTAAATAGTATTTATTTCGGACATGGTGCATACGGAATTCAAGCAGCTTCTACTCTTTATTTTAATAAAGATGTAGCGGATTTATCAATCGAAGAAGGTGCTCTTCTTGCCGGTCTACCGAAAGCGCCTAACTCATACTCTCCCATTAATAACCCTGACCGAAGTAAAGAAAGAAGAGATCTGGTCTTAACGGTGATGCAAAGGCACGAAGTTTTAGAGGCTGAGGAAGCAAAGCGCTTAAAAGGCAAGACTGTAGCGACTAATGTGAACCGCTTCGAAGAAAAAGAAGCTTTTTTAACCTACATTGATATGGTAATGGATGAAGCAGAAAGTAGGTATCACTTAACACAAGAGGAATTGTTAACAGGAGGATACCGCATTGTCACTCCCATTGATCTTCGGATGCAAGAAGTCACATATAAAAAGCTGAAGGAAAACCGCTATTTTCCAACCGAGAATGAGGATGCTGAGGCTGCGGTTGTATTAATAGATGCTCACACAGGAGGAGTCATTGCTGTACAGGGAGGAAGGGATTACGTAAGAAGAGGGCTAAACCGTGTTAATGTAAAGCGCCAACCAGGTTCAGCTTTTAAACCGTTAGCTGTGTATGCTCCAGCGATAGAAAACGGAAGGCATCCTTATACAATGTTGGTAGATGAGCTATTAGATTATAATGGGTATACCCCTCGTAATTATAGTCATCAGTACACAGGGTACATGACAATGTATGATGCGCTAACAATTTCAGCGAATGCACCAGCTGTCTGGTTACTAAATGATATTGGAATCGAGCGATCGCTTGAAGTATTAAATAGATTTAACATCACTATTGAAGATCGTGGACTTGCAATTGCACTTGGTGGGTTAACAGAAGGAATTACCCCACTTCAATTGGCTTCTTCCTATCACGTTTTTGCGAATGAAGGAGTTCGGGTTGAACCATACTTTATTAAAGAAATTTATGATAGAAATGGAAAGAGACTTGATGGCGAACCGTTAGTAGAAGAAGAGGTTATCGAGCCGCAAACAGCATGGTACATGACAAGAATGCTTGAGTCTGTTATCCAGAATGGAACGGGCAGGCATGGAGATGTTCAAGCGATGGTAGCTGGAAAGACAGGGACGACATCTTTTCCAGGAGTAGAAGGGGCAATTATGGATGCTTGGTTTGTTGGCTACAGCCCAGATGTTGTTGGTACGGTTTGGATGGGGTATGATCAAACGACAAATGAACGATATCTTCATGGTGGAAGTGCGTATCCAACTGTATTATTTAAAGACATTATTAATGAGCTTCCTGCTTCTTTACGCCAAACCACTTTTCAGAAACCAACCGCGGTAACCGAATTAGAGTCTCCTATTGAATTACCTGTTGTTACTGATCTTAAAGCGACATTTTCTATTGGAGGGAGAGGGATTTCTAGTATTCATTTAGATTGGACGGGACCCGAAGAGGAAAGAGTTTATTATCAAATTTATGAAGTAAATACCGATGGTCGTAATCACGTTGCAACCGTAGTTGGAGACACTCAATATTATATTGGGAGTTTGAACCCATTCACATCGAAAAGGTATGAAATTGTTCCATATGATGAAATTACAAAGCAGCCAGGCTTACCATCAAATATTGCTGAAGTGAAATTTAAGTTCGGGTTGCATTAA
- the hemE gene encoding uroporphyrinogen decarboxylase translates to MNQNEFNDTFLKACKGEAHEHVPVWYMRQAGRSQPEYRKIKEKYSLFEITHQPELCAYVTKLPVDQYNNDAAILYKDIMTPLPAIGVDVEIKSGIGPVIDNPIRSKADVERLGTITPEEDVPYVLDTIKLLREQLTVPLISFGGAPFTLASYMIEGGPSKNYNKTKAFMYAEPEAWFLLMDKLGEMTITYVKSQIAAGAQAIQIFDSWVGTLNVADYRTFVKPVMNRIFAELKQENVPLIMFGVGASHLANEWNDLPLDVVGLDWRLSIQEARDLGIKKTVQGNLDPAILLAPWEVIEERAKAILDQGIKNPNFIFNLGHGVFPEVNPDTLKRLTAFVHEYSMNKI, encoded by the coding sequence ATGAATCAGAATGAATTTAACGATACATTTTTAAAAGCATGTAAAGGTGAAGCGCACGAACATGTACCTGTCTGGTACATGCGCCAAGCAGGGCGCTCTCAACCAGAATATAGAAAAATTAAAGAGAAGTACTCGCTGTTTGAGATTACCCATCAACCGGAGCTATGTGCTTACGTGACAAAATTACCAGTCGATCAGTACAACAATGACGCAGCAATTCTATATAAGGACATTATGACACCGTTGCCAGCTATCGGTGTAGATGTAGAAATTAAATCGGGGATTGGTCCGGTCATTGACAATCCAATTCGATCAAAAGCAGATGTCGAACGATTAGGAACGATCACACCTGAAGAAGATGTACCTTATGTTCTAGATACAATTAAACTTCTCCGTGAACAGTTGACAGTTCCACTTATTAGCTTTGGAGGAGCACCATTTACGCTTGCAAGTTATATGATCGAAGGAGGTCCTTCTAAAAATTATAATAAGACAAAAGCGTTTATGTATGCTGAGCCGGAAGCTTGGTTTCTATTAATGGACAAACTTGGGGAAATGACAATTACATATGTTAAATCGCAAATTGCAGCCGGGGCGCAAGCGATTCAAATCTTTGATTCGTGGGTTGGAACGTTAAACGTTGCTGACTATAGAACGTTTGTAAAACCAGTGATGAATAGAATTTTCGCTGAATTAAAACAAGAAAACGTCCCGTTAATTATGTTTGGAGTAGGTGCAAGTCACCTTGCTAATGAATGGAATGACTTACCGCTTGATGTTGTTGGTTTAGATTGGCGTTTATCTATCCAAGAGGCAAGGGACTTAGGCATTAAGAAAACCGTTCAAGGAAACTTAGATCCCGCTATCCTTTTAGCTCCTTGGGAAGTAATTGAAGAGCGAGCAAAAGCGATATTAGATCAGGGTATAAAAAATCCTAATTTCATTTTCAATCTTGGGCATGGCGTGTTCCCAGAAGTAAATCCAGATACATTAAAGCGTCTTACAGCTTTTGTACATGAATATTCTATGAACAAAATTTAA